The proteins below are encoded in one region of Cololabis saira isolate AMF1-May2022 chromosome 13, fColSai1.1, whole genome shotgun sequence:
- the use1 gene encoding vesicle transport protein USE1 → MSSRLEINFIRLLSRCESIASEKRGEAEWRLEKYVGALEEMLVALRKNPSKPTPEVLTEYIRKVDFLKGLLEAEKLSSPTEKALANQFLAPGRTPTIANERMPATKTVHMQTKARCTGEMRDELLGTQASGKGLSDRDLRNRRGLPLDERQSAAELDAVLQHHHNLQEKLAEDMLNLARNLKNNTLAAQNIIKQDNQTLSQSMRQADLNFEKLKTESDRLEQHAKKSVNWLLWLMLILVSFTFISMILFIRIFPRLR, encoded by the exons ATGTCTTCTAGACTAGAGATTAATTTCATCAGATTGCTGTCTCGCTGTGAGTCTATAGCCTCGGAGAAACGAGGGGAGGCGGAATGGAGGTTAGAAAAG TACGTTGGTGCTTTGGAGGAGATGTTGGTGGCTCTGAGGAAAAACCCAAG CAAACCAACACCAGAGGTCCTGACCGAGTACATAAGAAAAGTGGATTTTTTGAAAGGGCTCCTAGAGGCGGAGAAACTG TCTTCACCAACAGAAAAGGCTTTAGCGAACCAGTTCCTGGCTCCTGGCCGAACACCCACAATAGCCAATGAGAGGATGCCTGCCACCAAAACAGTCCACATGCAGACGAAGGCACGGTGCACAGGAGAAATGAGAGATGAGTTGCTCGGCACG CAGGCTTCAGGCAAAG GTCTGTCAGATAGAGACTTAAGAAACAGAAG AGGTCTTCCTCTGGATGAACGTCAGTCCGCTGCCGAGCTGGACGCCGTCCTGCAGCACCACCACAACCTGCAGGAGAAACTGGCAGAGGACATGCTGAACCTGGCTAGAAATCTGAAGAACAACACTTTGGCAGCGCAGAACATCATCAAACAGGACAACCAG ACTCTGAGCCAGTCTATGCGTCAAGCGGACCTGAACTTTGAGAAGCTGAAGACGGAGTCAGATCGGCTGGAGCAGCACGCCAAGAAGTCTGTTAACTGGCTGCTGTGGCTGATGCTCATCCTGGTCTCTTTCACTTTTATCAGCATGATCCTCTTCATCAGAATCTTCCCCAGGCTCAGATGA